Proteins from a genomic interval of Spea bombifrons isolate aSpeBom1 chromosome 4, aSpeBom1.2.pri, whole genome shotgun sequence:
- the PSMB6 gene encoding proteasome subunit beta type-6, with the protein MAAVRLMNPCAAPFTGGLPSEMDWMGREVTTGTTIMAVEFDGGVVMGADSRTTTGAYIANRVTDKLTPIHDRIFCCRSGSAADTQAIADAVAYQLGFHSIELDGPPLVHTAASLFKEMCYRYREELTAGIIVAGWDKQKGGQVYTVPMGGMMVHQPFSIGGSGSSYIYGFVDSAYKPGMTKEECLTFTANALSLAMERDGSSGGVIRLAAITEDGVERKVILGNELPRLPVS; encoded by the exons ATGGCTGCCGTGAGGCTGATGAACCCCTGCGCTGCTCCTTTCACCGGGGGGCTTCCCTCTGAAATGGACTGGATGGGGCGCGAAGTCACTACCGGG ACGACGATCATGGCCGTGGAGTTTGACGGCGGGGTGGTGATGGGCGCCGATTCCAGAACCACCACCGG GGCATACATCGCTAACAGGGTGACGGATAAACTGACCCCCATCCACGACCGGATATTTTGCTGCCGCTCCGGCTCGGCCGCTGACACTCAGGCCATCGCCGATGCCGTCGCCTACCAGCTGGGCTTCCACAG CATTGAGCTGGACGGACCTCCCTTGGTCCACACGGCCGCCAGCCTCTTCAAGGAGATGTGTTACCGCTACCGCGAGGAGCTGACGGCCGGCATCATCGTGGCCGGATGGGACAAGCAGAAGGGCGGACAG GTCTACACCGTGCCCATGGGCGGGATGATGGTCCACCAGCCCTTCTCCATCGGCGGATCCGGTAGCTCGTACATCTACGGCTTCGTGGACTCCGCGTACAAACCGGGGATGACTAAGGAGGAGTGCCTGACCTTCACAGCCAACG CCCTTTCCCTGGCCATGGAGAGAGACGGCTCCAGCGGGGGGGTGATCCGCCTGGCCGCCATCACGGAGGACGGCGTGGAGAGGAAGGTGATCCTCGGGAACGAGCTGCCTCGCCTGCCGGTGTCGTGA
- the C4H17orf114 gene encoding uncharacterized protein C17orf114 homolog isoform X2 produces the protein MGVKALRCFPWYGRRRERRRKKSEEASPEASPIEEKPRLHSTPSVSSDTDSQQRSAYFSEKARVSFRHQMDSPTMANDSTY, from the exons ATGGGGGTGAAAGCTCTGCGCTGCTTCCCGTGGTACGGCAGGAGACGGGAgcggaggaggaagaagagcgAGGAGG CCTCTCCTGAAGCCTCCCCTATAGAAGAGAAGCCCAGACTCCACTCCACTCCGTCAGTGAGCAGCGACACCGACTCCCAGCAGAGAAGTGCGTACTTCAGCGAGAAAGCGCGAGTTTCCTTCCGCCACCAGATGGACTCGCCGACGATGGCCAACGACTCCACCTACTGA
- the LOC128492533 gene encoding dnaJ homolog subfamily C member 18-like, with amino-acid sequence MERQRAEMLIKIARARLLCGRSGEALNYLYQAQSLYPTRTAAELIHSIRGIWSEAGGAYFEQTSCHFETSGCWGNHNHHEGFGRQPWEEDEEEEEEEEEEEERVTSRLDDAEDYYAVLGVRRDASEETLRKAYRKLALRYHPDKNSSPGATEAFKVIGKAFAILSDPAKRKLYDDAQGRTRVTLEPDLSTEDIFDLFFQGNFPPRGAYAFSETYRRPPRPTRDARWASWRAHEERPDSGRPKRHEEERMNDGRRERRWREEGQDGDRRPRWWEREDKQDTGQHGRRKEEKQDSERPKAQEEKRRDGGKARPKWWDMKGQTGRRSRLREELAKNEARRTRRQEEEEDKRPKTAYSAFIQVLPVLILVVVSVVAQLTATTPTYSLHQRPSSGLTVARETRSLGVPYFVAQDFKSRYRGEALAELERAVEKEYAEHIQAGCWKEKQQKSDLTNLARLYRDERLREKAESLKMENCQKLSDLIGSRRGG; translated from the exons ATGGAGCGCCAGAGAGCGGAGATGTTGATAAAGATCGCCAGGGCCCGTCTACTGTGTGGCAGATCCGGAGAGGCTCTGAACTACCTCTATCAGGCCCAGAGTCTGTACCCGACGCGCACCGCCGCCGAACTGATCCACTCCATCCGAGGAATCTGGTCTGAAGCTGGGGGAGCCTACTTCGAACAGACGAGCTGCCATTTTGAGACGAGCGGTTGTTGGGGAAACCATAACCATCACGAAGGCTTTGGGAGACAGCCATGGGAGGAagacgaagaggaggaagaggaggaggaggaagaggaggaaaggGTGACCAGTAGGTTAGATGACGCTGAGGACTACTACGCCGTGCTTGGCGTGAGGCGGGACGCCAGCGAGGAGACCCTTCGGAAAGCGTACCGTAAGCTGGCCCTGCGCTACCACCCTGACAAAAATAGCTCCCCCGGAGCTACAGAAGCTTTCAAG GTGATTGGAAAAGCTTTTGCCATCTTGAGTGACCCAGCCAAGAGGAAGCTTTATGATGACGCACAAGGAAGAACGCGTGTGACCTTAGAGCCAGACCTGTCCACCGAGGATATCTTCGACCTGTTTTTCCAGGGTAATTTTCCGCCGCGGGGGGCCTACGCCTTTTCCGAGACCTACCGTCGACCTCCGAGGCCTACGAGGGATGCCAGATGGGCAAGCTGGAGGGCGCATGAAGAGAGACCAGATAGTGGGCGGCCAAAGAGGCATGAAGAAGAGAGAATGAACGATggaaggagagaaaggagatgGAGAGAGGAGGGACAAGATGGAGATAGAAGGCCAAGGTGGTGGGAGAGAGAGGACAAACAGGACACCGGGCAGCACGGGCggaggaaagaggaaaaacAAGACAGTGAACGACCCAAGGCCCAGGAGGAGAAGAGAAGAGACGGTGGGAAGGCAAGGCCAAAATGGTGGGATATGAAGGGACAGACCGGAAGAAGGTCACGATTGCGCGAGGAGTTGGCCAAAAATGAGGCGAGGAGGACTAGACgccaggaggaggaagaagataAACGCCCAAAGACAGCTTATTCTGCGTTCATCCAGGTCCTGCCCGTGCTGATCCTGGTGGTGGTATCGGTGGTGGCTCAGTTAACGGCCACCACTCCGACCTACAGTCTCCACCAGAGGCCCTCCTCCGGCCTTACAGTCGCCCGGGAAACGCGCAGCCTCGGCGTCCCTTACTTTGTCGCGCAGGATTTTAAGTCTCGCTACCGGGGTGAGGCCCTGGCGGAGCTGGAGAGAGCCGTGGAAAAGGAGTACGCCGAGCACATCCAAGCCGGGTGCTGGAAGGAGAAGCAGCAGAAGTCCGACCTCACCAACTTGGCCCGGCTGTACCGAGACGAGAGGCTACGGGAGAAGGCCGAGAGCCTAAAGATGGAAAACTGCCAGAAACTTTCCGACCTCATAGGTTCACGGAGAGGAGGATGA